In Actinomycetota bacterium, a genomic segment contains:
- a CDS encoding oxidoreductase, translating into MSQVFQPAFLEQLLAREDVAAALLGAREDIDAVLWRRDVRAAAAEVAATSAQRGAHASATIDGADVVVAEDSPMGRVLDSALRVTAAIPGQVDAWGKAPLQVIAHLHAITSSEFEPADSLGRPRSGDDADDPLRIGALPPTIDLAPHLMALASLVTRRTDLPGLLTAGLVHNEILWLRPFAWGSGLIGRALVRCVLAERGLDPSLFTIPEHGFVESGRPAYVQAIKNYGSGSVDGVAESILWFATSCAMGAAAVTV; encoded by the coding sequence GTGAGTCAGGTCTTCCAGCCAGCGTTCCTCGAGCAGCTCTTGGCTCGCGAGGATGTTGCTGCCGCATTGTTGGGTGCCCGTGAGGACATCGACGCGGTGCTGTGGCGTCGAGACGTCCGCGCGGCAGCCGCGGAAGTAGCGGCAACTTCCGCGCAGCGAGGAGCTCACGCTTCGGCTACCATCGACGGAGCCGATGTCGTGGTGGCTGAGGATTCGCCAATGGGGCGGGTGCTGGACAGCGCGCTGCGGGTGACCGCAGCAATCCCCGGACAAGTCGATGCTTGGGGCAAGGCTCCTCTGCAAGTCATTGCGCATCTCCATGCGATCACCTCAAGTGAGTTCGAACCGGCAGATTCACTTGGACGGCCTCGGTCAGGTGACGATGCGGATGATCCACTGCGAATTGGCGCCTTGCCGCCCACTATCGATTTGGCACCTCACTTGATGGCACTGGCAAGCCTTGTCACCCGAAGAACAGACCTGCCCGGGCTGCTCACGGCCGGGCTCGTGCACAACGAGATTCTGTGGCTGCGACCCTTTGCCTGGGGCTCTGGCCTGATCGGCAGAGCGCTGGTGCGCTGCGTACTGGCCGAGCGCGGACTTGATCCTTCGTTGTTCACCATCCCTGAGCATGGCTTCGTTGAATCAGGCCGGCCGGCGTATGTGCAGGCGATCAAGAACTACGGCTCTGGCTCGGTGGATGGCGTTGCCGAGTCGATCCTGTGGTTTGCCACCTCATGCGCGATGGGCGCTGCCGCAGTCACCGTCTAG
- a CDS encoding HAD-IB family hydrolase — MSTAAFFDLDKTILAKSSAFAFARPFFRGGLIGRREVLRSAYAQLVFVTSGADKDLMEQMRSYVSNLVIGWDVETVRSIVAETLDTIIDPMVYQEAVDLMAEHRAAGHEIVILSASGTDLVEPIGARLGVDVAIGTQAAIEHGRYTGEILFYAYGENKAEAMRALAEQRGYDLASCYAYSDSQTDLPMLQAVGHPVAVNPDAALRETALDNEWPIMDFARPVGLKSHSKQIAATSSGLVIGAVALGLAWYAIRRYTRAASHS, encoded by the coding sequence ATGTCGACGGCAGCATTCTTCGACCTCGATAAGACCATTCTGGCCAAGTCGAGCGCATTTGCATTTGCCCGTCCCTTCTTTCGCGGCGGGCTGATCGGTCGTCGTGAAGTGCTGCGCAGCGCCTACGCTCAACTTGTCTTTGTCACCTCTGGGGCGGACAAGGATCTGATGGAGCAGATGCGCTCCTATGTCTCAAACCTGGTGATCGGCTGGGATGTGGAGACCGTGCGGTCCATCGTCGCGGAGACTCTGGACACCATCATCGATCCGATGGTCTATCAGGAGGCCGTCGATCTCATGGCCGAACATCGCGCAGCCGGACACGAAATCGTGATTCTCTCCGCTTCAGGCACTGACCTCGTTGAGCCCATCGGAGCACGACTCGGCGTTGATGTCGCGATCGGCACTCAGGCTGCAATCGAGCATGGTCGGTACACCGGCGAAATCCTGTTCTACGCATATGGCGAGAACAAGGCAGAGGCGATGCGTGCTCTAGCCGAGCAGCGTGGCTATGACCTTGCGTCTTGCTACGCATACAGCGACTCGCAAACAGACTTGCCAATGCTGCAGGCAGTGGGCCATCCGGTTGCGGTGAACCCTGATGCGGCACTGCGTGAAACAGCACTCGACAACGAGTGGCCGATCATGGATTTCGCCCGGCCAGTGGGCCTGAAGTCGCACTCCAAGCAGATTGCGGCAACCAGTTCTGGGCTAGTGATTGGCGCAGTCGCCCTCGGTCTGGCCTGGTATGCGATCCGCCGCTACACCCGCGCGGCAAGCCACTCCTGA
- a CDS encoding cellulose synthase operon protein YhjQ/BcsQ, which translates to MDIRPLLVSANLPLIEHVRSLADAGGIGVEVAENVAQAREQWNSRLLILVGDDLCEQLTGLPKRRDVSVLLWQPFTGSETPSVVWQTALALGAEHVVQLPEADSWLAELLTGPEQPNEGTGRVLAISGVCGGAGASSLAVGLASAVQKAGSTVLLVDGDFSGGGIDLLLGGEGLAGTRWPELSDLTGRLSTASLLPTLPSTCGISLLSSSRNSIAEPTPQAWASLLNFGERNFDLVIVDLQRGQALVADQWWPPDVATELWCVVPTRIRPIAAAAVSLERWDQCWQRVEVIARHSERGLSPSDLARALGRTPLGIVPNDVAVMAAGELGEVSGGAFAKACAQLAIELSPK; encoded by the coding sequence ATGGACATCAGGCCACTGCTCGTCAGCGCAAATCTCCCACTCATCGAACATGTGCGCAGCCTCGCTGATGCCGGTGGAATCGGCGTTGAAGTAGCCGAGAATGTGGCGCAGGCTCGCGAGCAGTGGAACTCACGCCTATTGATCCTCGTCGGTGATGATCTCTGCGAGCAGTTGACCGGTCTGCCCAAGCGTCGTGACGTCAGCGTTCTGCTCTGGCAGCCGTTCACGGGCTCGGAGACCCCGTCAGTTGTGTGGCAAACCGCACTGGCCCTGGGCGCTGAGCACGTCGTCCAGCTGCCAGAAGCCGACTCATGGTTGGCAGAGCTGCTGACTGGGCCAGAGCAGCCAAATGAAGGCACTGGTCGAGTGCTGGCGATCAGTGGAGTGTGTGGAGGCGCTGGAGCCTCGAGTCTTGCCGTCGGCCTGGCGTCAGCTGTGCAAAAGGCAGGCAGCACGGTGCTCCTTGTCGACGGGGATTTCTCTGGTGGCGGGATTGATCTCCTGCTTGGCGGCGAAGGTCTGGCAGGCACTCGTTGGCCCGAACTATCCGATCTCACCGGCCGATTGAGCACTGCCAGTTTGCTTCCGACATTGCCAAGCACGTGCGGAATCTCCCTGCTTTCAAGTTCGCGCAATTCCATCGCCGAACCGACTCCACAAGCGTGGGCCTCGCTGCTGAATTTCGGTGAACGCAACTTCGATCTCGTCATTGTCGACCTGCAACGCGGTCAGGCACTTGTTGCCGATCAGTGGTGGCCGCCCGATGTTGCGACTGAACTGTGGTGCGTTGTGCCGACTCGCATCCGCCCGATTGCGGCGGCGGCGGTCAGTTTGGAGCGTTGGGATCAGTGCTGGCAACGAGTCGAGGTCATCGCGCGACACAGCGAGCGAGGACTCTCGCCCAGTGATCTTGCTCGCGCGCTCGGGCGCACGCCATTGGGCATCGTGCCGAACGACGTCGCCGTCATGGCAGCAGGTGAGTTGGGCGAAGTCAGTGGTGGCGCCTTTGCGAAAGCGTGCGCGCAGCTCGCGATTGAACTGTCGCCGAAGTGA
- a CDS encoding TadA family conjugal transfer-associated ATPase produces the protein MRLADRVRSRLVLNQAQTSPAEVAAALLDEGIVLGEGALMSLVAELRREYLGLGPLDALVRQPGVTDVLVNSAHDVWIDRGSGMERAAVNFADEVEVRALAQRLAGTVGRRLDEASPFVDARLDSGIRLHAVLATIALDGTLISLRIPRAHAFALEDLIAAGSVDEQGAAWLRAIVEARIAFLISGGTGSGKTTILGALLGLVSPVERVVIVEDSAELRPDHPHIVRLQARPANLEGAGAITMQSLVRQTLRMRPDRIVIGEVRGAEVIDLLSALNTGHEGGCGTIHANSAADVPARIEALGLQAGLSREAIHGLLAAGLAAVIHLERDRDGFRRVQGIHVFEVDEHYRVRAHCALHRSGSHLEPGEAFDTLVELLGSRAPAQQGSAACSR, from the coding sequence GTGAGGCTTGCCGATCGCGTGCGCTCCCGCTTGGTCCTGAACCAGGCGCAGACTTCGCCGGCTGAAGTGGCTGCAGCGTTGCTCGACGAAGGCATCGTGCTCGGTGAAGGCGCGCTCATGTCGCTCGTGGCAGAACTGCGACGGGAGTACTTGGGTCTTGGCCCCCTCGATGCCCTTGTTCGTCAGCCCGGAGTGACTGATGTGTTGGTCAACAGTGCGCACGACGTCTGGATTGACCGGGGTTCGGGCATGGAGCGAGCTGCGGTGAATTTCGCTGATGAGGTCGAGGTGCGGGCATTGGCGCAGCGATTGGCTGGCACTGTCGGAAGACGACTTGATGAGGCAAGTCCGTTCGTCGACGCGCGCCTTGATTCGGGCATTCGATTGCACGCCGTGCTCGCAACTATTGCCTTGGACGGCACGCTCATCTCCCTGCGCATTCCGCGAGCGCATGCGTTTGCTTTGGAGGATCTCATTGCTGCTGGCAGTGTTGATGAACAAGGTGCTGCGTGGCTGCGCGCGATCGTCGAAGCGCGAATCGCCTTCCTCATCAGTGGCGGCACGGGTTCGGGGAAGACCACGATTCTCGGGGCGCTCTTAGGGCTCGTGAGTCCTGTAGAGCGAGTGGTCATTGTGGAGGACTCTGCCGAGTTACGTCCCGATCATCCACACATTGTGCGACTGCAAGCGCGTCCAGCCAACCTTGAAGGCGCGGGGGCGATCACCATGCAAAGCCTGGTGCGGCAAACCCTGCGCATGCGACCAGATCGCATCGTCATCGGTGAAGTGCGCGGGGCTGAAGTCATCGACTTGCTGTCTGCGCTCAACACAGGCCATGAGGGTGGCTGCGGCACAATCCATGCCAATTCCGCGGCAGATGTTCCCGCTCGAATTGAGGCCCTGGGTTTGCAAGCGGGATTGAGTCGCGAGGCTATTCACGGGCTGCTGGCTGCCGGACTCGCAGCAGTCATTCATCTCGAACGTGACCGAGATGGATTTCGTCGCGTGCAAGGTATCCACGTGTTTGAGGTCGACGAGCACTATCGCGTGCGCGCTCACTGCGCGCTGCATCGCAGTGGATCGCATCTTGAACCGGGCGAAGCCTTTGACACTCTTGTTGAACTACTCGGATCAAGAGCCCCCGCTCAGCAAGGCTCAGCGGCATGTTCGCGCTGA
- a CDS encoding type II secretion system F family protein, whose amino-acid sequence MILIAAGLVATACWLLTPRSSHQRLRAFAVPGRSSVARSLPSADLAAICLGIGIAVLLASFWGAVIGLVAVVVTRRFMNRLESRTTRHRRMRLERQLPEVCDLLAATLASGAPVQAALAAVAKASEPPASEELLRVVAALNLGASPATAWREAVVVPEFIRLQASFERSAVSGAPIADVLTALARDERRRRKSAVEIAARSAGVRAVAPLAACFLPAFILLGIVPVVASIAIEVFAE is encoded by the coding sequence GTGATCCTGATCGCCGCTGGCCTGGTGGCCACAGCATGTTGGCTCCTGACTCCTCGATCAAGCCATCAGCGATTGCGCGCGTTCGCTGTGCCTGGCCGCAGTTCGGTGGCGCGAAGTCTGCCCTCTGCTGATCTGGCGGCTATCTGTCTTGGCATTGGGATTGCTGTGCTGCTTGCCTCATTCTGGGGAGCAGTAATCGGGCTCGTTGCCGTAGTCGTCACTCGCAGGTTCATGAATCGTCTTGAGTCGCGCACGACTCGCCATCGGCGTATGCGCCTTGAGCGGCAACTTCCGGAGGTCTGTGATCTCCTGGCAGCGACTCTGGCTTCAGGCGCCCCTGTGCAGGCCGCATTGGCTGCCGTAGCCAAGGCCAGTGAGCCTCCGGCATCAGAAGAGCTCTTGCGTGTGGTGGCTGCACTCAACCTCGGCGCCTCACCGGCGACTGCTTGGCGCGAAGCTGTAGTTGTGCCTGAGTTCATTCGCCTGCAGGCGAGCTTTGAGCGGTCGGCGGTGTCAGGTGCCCCGATTGCAGACGTATTGACGGCCTTGGCGCGAGATGAACGGCGTAGACGAAAGTCAGCTGTTGAGATTGCTGCACGCTCAGCGGGAGTGCGCGCAGTGGCACCGCTTGCTGCCTGCTTCCTGCCGGCATTCATCTTGCTGGGGATCGTGCCGGTTGTTGCGTCGATTGCTATCGAGGTGTTCGCCGAGTAG
- a CDS encoding DUF4244 domain-containing protein encodes MNQLMQRIRSDERGLTTAEYAVGTVAAAGFGGILIKVLTSQEVRNLIWKVVSSALSVFF; translated from the coding sequence ATGAACCAACTGATGCAACGCATCCGCAGTGACGAGCGAGGCCTGACGACTGCTGAATACGCCGTCGGAACGGTCGCTGCTGCTGGGTTCGGCGGGATACTCATCAAAGTGCTCACCAGCCAAGAGGTGCGCAACTTGATCTGGAAGGTCGTGAGCAGCGCGCTTTCGGTCTTCTTCTAG
- a CDS encoding TadE family type IV pilus minor pilin, whose protein sequence is MVPVLLSVTSVLLTAVAVGSTAIRLGDTAHDLARALARGVPEVEAMATASQMAPNAELEISADSGLVEVSLSQEIDLPIPLFDRFSFTIERSAAAPQESA, encoded by the coding sequence ATGGTGCCGGTACTGCTTTCGGTCACCTCTGTCCTACTCACGGCTGTGGCGGTTGGCAGCACGGCCATCCGACTGGGCGATACCGCACATGACCTTGCGCGCGCTCTCGCGCGCGGGGTTCCAGAAGTCGAAGCAATGGCGACGGCAAGTCAAATGGCACCGAATGCGGAACTTGAAATATCGGCAGACTCCGGCCTCGTCGAGGTGTCGCTAAGCCAGGAGATCGACCTGCCCATTCCCTTGTTCGATCGATTCAGTTTCACCATTGAGCGGTCGGCTGCCGCGCCACAAGAGTCTGCATGA
- a CDS encoding flp pilus-assembly TadE/G-like family protein, with the protein MTPRDRGNGSVLSLGFMFAIAAAGLLVLVQVQAVIKTHAVQGAADLAAIAAAQAASDACTHADAVAEANRVRLVECTTQDDDFVVRVESDLPNLVAALLDFAHVQSAPIQASARAGFE; encoded by the coding sequence ATGACTCCGCGTGATCGCGGAAACGGATCCGTCCTCAGTCTCGGTTTCATGTTCGCGATTGCCGCCGCCGGGCTTCTGGTATTGGTGCAAGTGCAGGCCGTCATCAAGACTCATGCAGTGCAAGGCGCCGCAGATCTGGCTGCGATCGCAGCGGCCCAGGCGGCCAGTGATGCGTGCACGCATGCCGATGCTGTCGCTGAGGCCAATCGGGTACGGCTTGTTGAATGCACAACGCAGGACGATGACTTCGTCGTGCGCGTTGAGTCGGATCTGCCGAATCTTGTGGCGGCACTGCTCGATTTCGCGCACGTGCAATCTGCCCCGATTCAGGCTTCCGCAAGAGCTGGCTTCGAGTGA